A part of Pirellulaceae bacterium genomic DNA contains:
- a CDS encoding transglutaminase family protein gives MPQCYRISHVTKYAYSSPVSVCQNVLALSPRNDAHVQCLSHRLKIDPQPSKVHSRSDFFGNQLTEFCIDESHDELVIAAYSRVTVHEVELFNHVQWPEWQQIRAALTDRSDSGWLAACVYSFDSPRIRRAVEYSRYAQACFGSGVDLLTGTQRLCQQIHADFRYDTQATNSATPTDDVFRLQRGVCQDFAHVAIACLRSLGLPARYVSGYLRTIPPTGGARLIGADQSHAWVSVYAGQSVGWIDFDPTNNCLCQLHHIPIAWGRDYTDVVPVRGAYLGGGDSRISVAVDVKPEGLG, from the coding sequence ATGCCACAATGCTATCGGATTTCGCATGTTACCAAATACGCTTACTCCAGTCCGGTCAGCGTTTGCCAGAACGTGCTGGCGCTCAGCCCTCGCAATGACGCGCACGTCCAGTGCTTGTCGCATCGCTTGAAGATCGATCCACAGCCCAGCAAGGTTCACAGTCGAAGCGACTTCTTTGGCAACCAATTGACGGAATTCTGCATAGACGAGAGTCATGACGAATTGGTGATTGCTGCGTACAGTCGAGTGACGGTACACGAGGTCGAACTGTTCAATCATGTGCAGTGGCCAGAATGGCAGCAGATTCGGGCTGCGCTCACAGATCGAAGCGACTCTGGTTGGTTGGCGGCCTGCGTCTACTCCTTTGATTCACCGCGCATACGGCGGGCTGTCGAGTATTCTCGATATGCGCAAGCCTGTTTCGGTAGTGGCGTCGATCTGCTGACCGGCACACAACGCCTGTGCCAACAAATACATGCGGACTTCAGGTACGATACACAAGCTACCAATTCGGCCACACCAACTGATGATGTGTTCCGACTTCAGCGCGGTGTGTGTCAGGATTTTGCGCATGTGGCTATTGCCTGCCTGCGAAGCTTGGGTTTGCCTGCGCGGTATGTTAGTGGATATCTGCGAACCATCCCGCCAACTGGAGGAGCGCGATTGATTGGCGCAGATCAATCCCACGCCTGGGTAAGTGTCTATGCGGGTCAGTCGGTAGGGTGGATTGACTTTGATCCGACCAACAACTGCCTTTGCCAACTGCATCACATTCCCATCGCCTGGGGACGAGATTACACCGATGTGGTGCCGGTGCGCGGGGCCTATCTAGGTGGCGGAGATAGCCGGATTTCCGTGGCCGTTGATGTCAAACCTGAAGGCCTAGGCTAA
- a CDS encoding NAD-dependent succinate-semialdehyde dehydrogenase — protein sequence MNWEQLRDSTLFRSQALIAGQWCDADSGQTLRVLNPATGQCVGLVPDMGETETCRAIQAARDAWPAWRQKTAHERAEILRRWRDLMLEHADDLALILTTEQGKPLREARGEIVYAASFAEWYAEEGKRVGAESLVSPLPGKRTLVLKQPVGVCAAITPWNFPAAMITRKVAPALAAGCPMIVKPSELTPLTALAIAHLAAQAGVPDGVLQVVTGQPQPIGKQLTTHPDVRKFSFTGSTAVGRLLAQQCASTIKRLSLELGGHAPFIVFDDADLDAAVQGAIASKYRNNGQTCICTNRFFVHDAVYDRFLEKLLPLVRALKVGPGCNPGVDLGPLINQAAVAKVERHIQDAVGQGAQIVVGGKRHALGGGFFEPTVLSGIQPQMLVAREETFGPVSPLIRFTDDAQVVELANDTQYGLAAYFFSRDIGRVWRVAEGLEYGMVGVNTGLITSETVPFGGMKQSGIGREGSRQGIEEYLEVKYVCIAL from the coding sequence ATGAACTGGGAACAATTGCGCGATTCAACTTTGTTTCGCAGTCAGGCGCTGATCGCCGGACAGTGGTGCGATGCGGACAGCGGGCAAACGCTGCGCGTCCTCAATCCGGCTACTGGCCAGTGTGTGGGGCTGGTACCCGACATGGGCGAGACGGAAACCTGCCGAGCCATCCAAGCTGCGCGTGACGCATGGCCGGCCTGGCGACAAAAGACAGCCCACGAGCGTGCCGAGATACTCCGCCGCTGGCGCGATTTGATGCTGGAACACGCCGACGACCTGGCGTTGATTCTGACTACCGAACAGGGTAAGCCGCTGCGGGAAGCTCGTGGCGAGATTGTCTACGCCGCGTCGTTTGCCGAATGGTATGCGGAGGAAGGCAAACGCGTGGGGGCGGAAAGTCTAGTCAGCCCGCTACCGGGCAAGCGCACACTGGTCCTCAAGCAACCCGTGGGTGTGTGCGCGGCGATCACGCCCTGGAATTTTCCGGCCGCGATGATTACGCGCAAAGTTGCTCCGGCGCTGGCCGCAGGCTGTCCAATGATTGTCAAACCATCCGAGTTAACTCCACTGACGGCCCTGGCCATCGCCCACCTGGCAGCCCAGGCCGGTGTACCCGATGGCGTGTTGCAAGTTGTCACTGGCCAGCCACAGCCGATCGGAAAACAGTTGACAACGCATCCGGACGTGCGGAAATTTAGCTTTACCGGCTCGACCGCCGTTGGCCGCCTATTGGCTCAACAGTGTGCCTCGACCATCAAGCGGCTATCCTTGGAACTAGGTGGACACGCACCGTTCATCGTCTTCGATGACGCTGATTTGGACGCCGCCGTGCAGGGGGCAATCGCATCGAAGTATCGCAACAATGGTCAAACGTGTATTTGCACCAACCGTTTCTTTGTGCACGACGCGGTCTATGATCGCTTTCTGGAAAAACTGCTTCCGTTGGTACGCGCATTGAAGGTGGGGCCTGGCTGCAATCCGGGAGTGGACTTGGGTCCGCTGATCAATCAAGCCGCCGTAGCCAAGGTTGAGCGGCACATACAAGACGCGGTGGGGCAGGGGGCCCAGATTGTTGTTGGAGGCAAACGCCATGCGTTGGGAGGCGGATTTTTCGAGCCCACCGTTCTGTCCGGAATTCAGCCGCAAATGTTGGTGGCCCGTGAAGAGACGTTTGGTCCAGTCAGTCCGCTCATTCGATTTACCGACGATGCTCAAGTTGTTGAGTTGGCTAATGATACACAATACGGTCTAGCCGCCTACTTTTTTAGTCGCGACATAGGTCGTGTGTGGCGAGTCGCTGAAGGGCTAGAATATGGAATGGTGGGTGTCAACACGGGCCTGATCACCAGCGAGACCGTTCCGTTCGGCGGTATGAAGCAATCAGGCATCGGCCGCGAAGGTTCGCGCCAGGGGATTGAAGAATACCTCGAGGTCAAATACGTTTGCATTGCTCTGTGA
- a CDS encoding PQQ-binding-like beta-propeller repeat protein yields MLRSWSVLLVVATLSLPCALSQHGLGQTAITSFPKLNAQRDWPWWRGVTRDGHASQQVVPAELDETKNLDWSQPIPGRGHGSPIVVDDRIFMLTADEQLQIQYAIAVDRQTGKQLWQIELNRSGFPDKNHAKNTEATPTLASDGNSLFATLYHHDAVWLTALTLNGEQVWKKELGRYSPRMYQYGYAASPVLYGEYVIVSYEYDGPSALVALRRDNGQEVWRTTRGSMITFSSPVVTSHGGQDYLLISGANNVTAYDPATGEKLWSTQGTALATCGTMVWDQGIAIASGGFPGSETIALDMATGTPLWRNRVKAYEQSLIAADGYVYNYADGGVLYCWDAKTGTEMWKQRLTDRISASGVLVGDRIYWASEDGSLYVFKATPDKFIQLAKNKIGDEAFASPAICGGQIFLRVAKHEGDVRQEYLMRFSQR; encoded by the coding sequence ATGCTACGATCCTGGAGCGTACTGTTGGTTGTCGCCACATTGTCGTTGCCCTGCGCACTTAGCCAACACGGGCTAGGGCAAACTGCGATCACGTCGTTTCCGAAGCTAAACGCCCAACGCGATTGGCCCTGGTGGCGTGGAGTAACGCGAGACGGACATGCCAGTCAACAAGTGGTGCCCGCTGAATTGGATGAAACCAAGAATCTAGATTGGTCGCAACCGATTCCTGGTCGCGGACATGGATCGCCGATTGTGGTAGATGATCGCATCTTCATGTTGACCGCCGATGAACAACTGCAGATTCAGTATGCCATTGCTGTGGATCGACAGACTGGCAAACAACTATGGCAGATAGAACTCAACCGCAGCGGATTTCCAGACAAGAACCATGCCAAGAACACCGAAGCCACGCCAACACTTGCCTCAGACGGTAATAGCTTATTTGCCACGTTGTATCATCACGATGCCGTGTGGCTTACGGCGCTTACGCTCAATGGTGAACAGGTCTGGAAAAAGGAATTGGGGCGATATAGTCCACGCATGTATCAATATGGTTACGCTGCGTCACCGGTGCTGTACGGCGAGTATGTGATAGTGTCTTACGAGTACGATGGACCTTCCGCCTTGGTGGCCTTGCGGCGAGACAATGGCCAGGAAGTCTGGCGGACGACGCGCGGCAGCATGATTACCTTTTCGTCACCCGTCGTTACGTCGCATGGCGGCCAGGATTATCTGCTCATAAGCGGTGCCAATAACGTGACCGCCTACGACCCCGCCACCGGTGAAAAGCTGTGGTCCACTCAGGGCACTGCGTTGGCGACGTGTGGCACGATGGTCTGGGACCAAGGCATAGCCATCGCTAGCGGTGGCTTTCCTGGCTCTGAGACAATCGCTCTGGACATGGCCACAGGCACGCCGCTCTGGCGCAATCGGGTCAAGGCCTACGAGCAATCGCTGATCGCCGCCGATGGCTATGTTTACAACTATGCTGACGGCGGAGTGTTGTACTGCTGGGATGCCAAGACCGGGACTGAAATGTGGAAACAACGACTGACGGATCGTATCAGTGCTTCAGGAGTCCTGGTCGGTGATCGCATCTACTGGGCCAGTGAAGACGGCAGCCTGTATGTGTTCAAAGCGACACCCGACAAGTTCATTCAATTGGCCAAGAATAAGATCGGCGATGAAGCATTTGCCAGCCCAGCTATCTGCGGAGGCCAGATATTCCTGCGCGTTGCCAAACACGAAGGCGATGTGCGACAGGAATATCTGATGCGTTTCAGCCAACGGTAG
- a CDS encoding prolyl oligopeptidase family serine peptidase: MLLGGSDDDNLFQWPGEKLTRQLDRIVSAGGNLVRNTMSDRRDGGWEVYPFARRNDGKYDLTQWNDEYWQRFDFFLEQTQARNIFVQIEVWDRFDFTDAGGSQHWQQHPYNPVNNINYSRQQTGLHESYPEHPGANKQPFFYSTPAQRSIQPLLAFQEAFVHRMLDSSLKFDHVLYCIDNETQAEPQWALHWARLIRQRADQAEKLVCITEMWDDWNLAAERHQQTFDHPEQYDFVDISQNNHQRGQQHWDGLAYVRQYLEKFPRPMNSIKVYGADGNKFNDSDQDAIERFWRNLLGGAAAIRFHRPDSGLGINDRAIACLRAAGRVQASVPMWNLRPATERLAQCDPNECYAAATENDSTVVLYFPISASPRSVSWPDPIDQPEPSQWQILWIDIESGQPVATKQQTGTDIQPPANLGNVVAVMTRISETMLDGSLFQIGQYRAFTYLPSPQRRSVPQPWVMYAPTIMPNYPDEHERWMHQQFLEAGIAVAGIDVGEAFGSPTCMAALDALYEHLVQHADFSHRPVLLGRSRGGLWVSRWAAEHPQRVSGVAGIYPVFDLRSYPGLHQAAAAYGLTPPELQDKLVEYNPISHVHKMAAAAVPVYLVHGAIDHVVPLEPNSLAVQELYQQAGQAQAIQLEVIQDQGHNYWPGFFRCQGLVDFVVERAGSQVPSPE; this comes from the coding sequence TTGCTCCTCGGGGGGAGCGATGATGATAATCTATTCCAATGGCCCGGCGAAAAACTGACTCGACAACTCGATCGCATCGTCTCAGCCGGTGGCAATCTGGTGCGCAATACCATGAGTGATCGACGCGACGGCGGCTGGGAGGTCTATCCTTTTGCCCGTCGCAACGATGGCAAATACGATTTAACCCAGTGGAATGACGAGTACTGGCAGCGGTTTGATTTTTTCTTGGAACAGACTCAGGCTCGAAACATTTTCGTGCAAATCGAAGTCTGGGATCGCTTTGACTTCACAGATGCCGGGGGTTCGCAGCACTGGCAACAACATCCTTATAACCCTGTCAATAACATCAACTATAGCCGGCAGCAGACTGGGCTACACGAAAGTTATCCCGAGCACCCCGGTGCCAACAAGCAGCCGTTCTTCTATTCGACCCCGGCCCAACGTAGCATCCAGCCGCTGCTAGCATTCCAAGAGGCGTTTGTCCACCGAATGCTGGATAGTTCGCTGAAGTTCGATCACGTGCTGTACTGCATCGACAACGAAACGCAAGCCGAACCTCAGTGGGCGCTGCACTGGGCGCGCTTAATCAGGCAGCGAGCTGACCAGGCGGAAAAGCTGGTTTGCATCACCGAAATGTGGGACGATTGGAACTTGGCGGCCGAGCGTCACCAACAGACATTCGACCACCCCGAGCAATATGATTTCGTGGACATCAGCCAAAACAATCATCAGCGTGGGCAACAGCACTGGGACGGGTTGGCGTATGTTCGGCAGTATCTGGAAAAATTTCCGCGTCCCATGAATTCCATTAAGGTGTATGGTGCCGATGGCAATAAATTCAACGACTCAGATCAAGATGCCATCGAGCGATTCTGGCGCAATCTTTTGGGCGGAGCAGCCGCCATTCGCTTTCATCGGCCCGATTCTGGTCTAGGAATCAACGACCGTGCGATAGCATGCCTACGAGCCGCCGGCCGGGTGCAGGCTAGTGTACCGATGTGGAATCTGCGACCCGCCACAGAGCGATTGGCTCAGTGCGATCCAAACGAGTGTTACGCAGCTGCTACTGAAAACGATTCGACAGTCGTTTTGTATTTTCCGATATCCGCGTCACCTCGATCTGTTAGCTGGCCCGATCCAATCGATCAGCCTGAGCCCTCGCAATGGCAGATTCTGTGGATCGATATCGAGTCTGGTCAACCTGTAGCTACCAAGCAACAAACAGGCACCGACATTCAGCCGCCGGCCAACCTCGGAAATGTAGTCGCTGTGATGACCCGCATTAGCGAGACGATGTTGGATGGCAGCCTATTTCAGATTGGCCAATATCGTGCGTTTACTTACTTACCGTCGCCACAGCGGCGCAGCGTACCGCAGCCTTGGGTTATGTACGCGCCGACAATCATGCCCAACTACCCTGATGAACACGAGCGTTGGATGCACCAACAGTTCCTGGAGGCCGGTATCGCCGTAGCCGGTATCGACGTTGGTGAAGCGTTTGGAAGTCCGACCTGCATGGCAGCCTTGGACGCTTTGTACGAACATCTCGTCCAGCATGCCGACTTTTCGCACCGACCGGTACTACTGGGCCGGAGTCGGGGTGGATTGTGGGTCAGCCGCTGGGCCGCTGAGCATCCACAGCGGGTGTCTGGAGTGGCTGGCATCTACCCGGTCTTCGATCTCCGTAGCTATCCAGGCTTGCATCAAGCGGCCGCAGCCTATGGGCTGACGCCGCCAGAGCTACAAGACAAACTGGTAGAATACAATCCAATCTCCCATGTTCACAAAATGGCCGCAGCTGCAGTTCCGGTCTACTTAGTTCATGGTGCCATCGATCATGTCGTGCCGCTGGAGCCGAACTCATTGGCGGTGCAAGAACTGTATCAACAGGCCGGGCAGGCTCAGGCAATCCAGTTGGAGGTTATTCAAGACCAAGGTCACAATTACTGGCCTGGGTTCTTTCGTTGCCAAGGTTTAGTTGACTTTGTAGTCGAACGCGCTGGCAGCCAAGTGCCATCACCGGAATGA